The proteins below come from a single Saccharopolyspora sp. SCSIO 74807 genomic window:
- a CDS encoding MFS transporter, with amino-acid sequence MTSVRSSTTQRLPRAFVFTIAFGSVLQALNASTMAVAMVDIRDDFDAGAAASWLISGLYLATAVGSPTAGRLADRAGPRRVFLVSLAITVLTSLLAPLAPDLGWLIAFRMLLGLGTCAAFPSGVAMLRAEADRRGMALPADALSALAIAGQVMIAFGPVFGGVLVSWWGWQAIFLVNVPLGLAVAVLAWIHLPADQPREATAESPRAVLRSLDLPGAGLFIGCIAVLMVFLLSLAGSPTWWLLGVLAVLATGFAVLESRVARPFVDVRMLARNRPLTRTYLRTALTYVAFYVVFYGYPMWLQGARGFSADQAGLVVLPIALVAMASVALAGRMIGGSGYRPVLVIGSVALAAGGAGLAVTQSSSGLVLLLAVAAVLGVPNGFNNIGNQAAMYRQAEAGDAGMASGLYRTSQYVGANIAAAVIELGFAGPAADAGLHRLGTVVVVISAALLVGALLEWLAGRRRGGRMPHAGEC; translated from the coding sequence GTGACCTCCGTCCGCAGCTCCACCACCCAGCGCCTGCCCCGGGCGTTCGTGTTCACCATCGCGTTCGGTTCGGTGCTGCAGGCGCTCAACGCCTCCACGATGGCCGTGGCGATGGTCGACATCCGCGACGACTTCGACGCCGGAGCGGCGGCTTCCTGGCTGATCTCCGGGTTGTACCTGGCCACCGCGGTCGGCTCGCCCACGGCTGGCCGGCTGGCCGACCGGGCCGGGCCGCGGCGGGTTTTCCTGGTGTCGCTGGCGATCACCGTGCTCACCTCGCTGCTGGCGCCGCTGGCGCCGGACCTGGGCTGGCTGATCGCGTTCCGGATGCTGCTGGGGCTGGGCACGTGCGCGGCGTTCCCGTCCGGGGTGGCGATGCTGCGGGCCGAGGCGGATCGCCGCGGCATGGCGCTGCCCGCCGATGCGCTCAGCGCGCTGGCCATCGCCGGGCAGGTGATGATCGCGTTCGGACCGGTGTTCGGCGGGGTGCTGGTGTCGTGGTGGGGCTGGCAGGCGATCTTCCTGGTGAACGTGCCGCTGGGGCTCGCGGTGGCCGTGCTGGCGTGGATTCACCTGCCCGCCGACCAGCCGCGGGAGGCCACCGCGGAATCTCCGCGCGCGGTGCTGCGCAGCTTGGACCTGCCGGGGGCGGGGCTGTTCATCGGCTGCATCGCGGTGCTGATGGTGTTCTTGCTGTCGCTGGCCGGCAGCCCCACCTGGTGGTTGCTGGGAGTGCTGGCGGTGCTGGCGACCGGGTTCGCGGTGCTGGAGTCGCGCGTGGCGCGGCCGTTCGTGGACGTGCGGATGCTGGCGCGGAATCGCCCGTTGACCCGCACCTATCTGCGCACGGCGCTGACCTATGTCGCGTTCTACGTGGTCTTCTACGGCTATCCGATGTGGTTGCAGGGCGCGCGGGGGTTCAGCGCGGATCAGGCCGGGCTGGTGGTGCTGCCGATCGCGCTGGTGGCGATGGCCTCGGTCGCACTGGCCGGACGGATGATCGGCGGCTCCGGCTATCGGCCGGTGCTGGTGATCGGTTCGGTGGCGCTGGCGGCAGGCGGGGCGGGCCTGGCCGTGACGCAGTCGAGCAGCGGTCTGGTGCTGCTGCTGGCGGTCGCGGCGGTGCTGGGGGTGCCGAACGGGTTCAACAACATCGGCAACCAGGCCGCGATGTACCGCCAGGCCGAGGCCGGGGACGCGGGCATGGCCTCCGGGCTGTACCGCACGTCGCAGTACGTGGGGGCGAACATCGCCGCGGCCGTGATCGAACTCGGCTTCGCCGGGCCTGCGGCTGATGCCGGGCTGCACCGGCTGGGTACGGTCGTGGTCGTGATCAGCGCGGCGCTGCTGGTGGGCGCGCTGCTGGAATGGCTGGCCGGTCGTCGCCGCGGCGGGCGCATGCCGCATGCTGGAGAGTGTTGA
- a CDS encoding ABC-ATPase domain-containing protein, giving the protein MAQRTSGPGGPRRRPDQAPGRRGEQGPKRGGPAGHKGPRDAGGLRSALRDMHGASYGRYKSLSGQWRFDGFTLEIQKVQPDPYAPASRCEVRVDAETAELPKELWRTPVRARALAGFLVRAAHRRLRDSGLRVDAGRQQVLDRSSCQVVDGAVRLRLGIDLPGKGRSIDGRAAEKSLCEDLPDMVEHALRHATADRARMTEFVESVEDTDALREALPARGLVAFVADGAILPRRSGVDERPLSDAVAFESPASMRVDIEVPNRGVVSGMGIPDGITLIVGGGFHGKSTLLRALENGIYDHVPGDGRELVVCREDTVKVRAEDGRRVHRVDVSPFVSHLPTGADTTDFSTDNASGSTSQAASIVESVEAGAGVLLLDEDTAATNLMIRDARMQALVAKESEPLTPFLDLIRPLSRERGVSTVLVMGGSGDYMDVADQVLMMDAYRAREVTGQAKALAANPTGRNREAEGFPAVRRRVPDPRSIPVDRPKVRSRGTDALTLGDSTVELRAVEQIVDPAQVTGIGLALVTCARSGLLDGSRTVAEVLDGYSAEVVERGVAAVDERYVGDFAVPRRFELAAALNRLRALRVGAFRD; this is encoded by the coding sequence ATGGCACAACGAACGAGCGGACCGGGCGGGCCGCGGCGCCGCCCCGATCAAGCCCCGGGCAGGAGGGGCGAGCAAGGCCCGAAACGCGGCGGTCCCGCTGGGCACAAGGGACCGCGCGATGCCGGTGGGCTCCGCTCGGCGTTGCGGGACATGCACGGCGCCAGCTACGGGCGGTACAAATCGCTGTCCGGGCAGTGGCGCTTCGACGGGTTCACCCTGGAGATCCAGAAGGTCCAGCCGGACCCGTACGCGCCGGCCAGCCGCTGCGAAGTGCGAGTGGACGCCGAGACCGCGGAGCTTCCCAAGGAGCTGTGGCGCACGCCGGTGCGCGCCCGCGCGCTGGCCGGTTTCCTGGTGCGCGCGGCGCACCGCAGGCTGCGCGACAGCGGCCTGCGCGTCGACGCCGGTCGCCAGCAGGTCCTCGATCGCAGCTCCTGCCAGGTCGTCGACGGTGCGGTGCGGCTGCGCCTGGGCATCGACCTGCCCGGCAAGGGCCGCAGCATCGACGGCCGCGCTGCGGAGAAGTCGCTGTGCGAGGACCTGCCGGACATGGTCGAGCACGCGCTGCGCCATGCCACCGCCGATCGGGCGCGGATGACCGAGTTCGTCGAGTCGGTCGAGGACACCGACGCGCTGCGGGAGGCACTGCCCGCGCGCGGACTGGTCGCCTTCGTCGCCGACGGCGCGATCCTGCCGCGGCGCAGCGGCGTCGACGAGCGCCCGCTGTCGGATGCCGTGGCCTTCGAGTCACCGGCGTCGATGCGGGTCGACATCGAGGTCCCCAACCGCGGTGTCGTGTCCGGCATGGGCATCCCGGACGGGATCACGCTCATCGTCGGCGGCGGGTTCCACGGCAAGTCGACGCTGTTGCGGGCGCTGGAGAACGGCATCTACGACCACGTGCCCGGTGACGGTCGCGAGCTCGTGGTCTGCCGGGAGGACACGGTCAAGGTCCGCGCCGAGGACGGTCGCCGGGTGCACCGGGTGGATGTGAGCCCGTTCGTCAGCCACTTGCCCACCGGCGCCGACACCACGGACTTCTCCACCGACAACGCCTCGGGATCGACCTCGCAGGCGGCGTCGATCGTGGAATCGGTGGAGGCCGGTGCCGGGGTGCTGCTGCTGGACGAGGACACCGCGGCGACGAACCTGATGATCCGCGATGCGCGGATGCAGGCGCTGGTGGCCAAGGAGTCCGAGCCGCTGACGCCGTTCCTGGATTTGATCCGGCCGCTCTCGCGCGAGCGGGGTGTGTCGACGGTGCTGGTCATGGGCGGTTCCGGGGACTACATGGACGTCGCCGACCAGGTGTTGATGATGGACGCCTACCGGGCTCGGGAGGTCACCGGCCAGGCCAAGGCGCTGGCGGCGAATCCGACCGGCCGCAACCGGGAGGCCGAGGGGTTCCCGGCGGTGCGCCGGCGCGTGCCGGATCCGCGGTCGATCCCGGTGGACCGGCCGAAGGTGCGCTCCCGCGGCACCGATGCGCTCACGCTGGGCGATTCCACTGTGGAGCTGCGCGCGGTGGAGCAGATCGTCGACCCCGCGCAGGTCACCGGGATCGGGTTGGCGCTGGTGACCTGCGCGCGTTCCGGATTGCTGGACGGCTCGCGCACGGTGGCCGAGGTGCTCGACGGTTACAGCGCCGAGGTCGTCGAGCGGGGCGTGGCCGCCGTCGACGAGCGCTACGTCGGCGACTTCGCGGTGCCGCGGCGCTTCGAACTCGCCGCGGCGTTGAACCGGCTGCGCGCGCTGCGGGTGGGCGCGTTCCGCGACTGA
- a CDS encoding phosphoribosyltransferase: protein MPGIGARTESYRDRRHAGRVLAGKVTERNLADPVVLGLARGGVPVAAEVARALAAPLRVTVARKIGAPGQPELALGAVTAHGPATYDERLLRTFHLEQAELAQDRERERAEARSREERFGQGAPPRLTGRDVVLVDDGLATGATARAALRMIRESDPRSILLAVPVGAPDAVKALRQEADEVLCVLQPVDFAAVGQWYGTFRETTDEEILRILGEVDAGRGTSGG, encoded by the coding sequence ATGCCGGGCATCGGCGCGCGGACCGAGAGCTACCGGGACCGCAGGCACGCCGGCCGGGTGCTGGCCGGGAAGGTGACCGAGCGGAACCTGGCCGATCCGGTGGTGCTGGGGCTGGCCCGCGGCGGCGTACCGGTCGCCGCTGAAGTGGCGCGTGCGCTGGCGGCACCGCTGCGGGTCACCGTGGCCCGCAAGATCGGCGCGCCGGGCCAGCCGGAGCTGGCGCTGGGCGCGGTGACCGCGCACGGCCCGGCCACCTACGACGAGCGGTTGCTGCGCACCTTCCACCTGGAGCAGGCCGAGCTGGCGCAGGACCGCGAGCGGGAGCGCGCCGAGGCCCGAAGCCGCGAGGAACGGTTCGGCCAAGGTGCGCCACCGCGGCTGACCGGCCGGGACGTGGTGCTGGTCGACGACGGTCTGGCCACCGGCGCGACCGCCCGTGCGGCGCTGCGCATGATCCGGGAGTCGGACCCGCGCAGCATCCTGCTGGCCGTGCCGGTCGGCGCCCCGGACGCGGTCAAGGCGTTGCGCCAGGAGGCCGACGAGGTGCTGTGCGTGCTGCAGCCGGTGGATTTCGCCGCGGTGGGGCAGTGGTACGGCACTTTCCGGGAGACCACTGACGAGGAGATCCTGCGGATCCTCGGCGAGGTGGATGCCGGGCGGGGAACGTCCGGCGGCTAG
- a CDS encoding LCP family protein produces the protein MSDWSANPGRRPQQGGYDYYRGARNRQGGAAPPQPPRPPEGGRPAGPPPPRRKRANWPRRIGITLLVLVLIVVGFGIYVDSVLQRTPALDYPNRIADTPGTNWLLVGSDSREGLDESQREELSAGDAAGRRTDSMMLVHIPSGGGKPALISLPRDSYVSIPGHGKDKLNAAFSEGGPKLLAQTVETATDVHIDHYAEIGFGGFSELVDAVGGVDMNLEKPMDDEKANAHLPAGPQELNGAQALAFVRARYSLSGGDLERAENQRKLLGALVDKAMGPGTLLNPFRLVPLANAAGTTFLLDEGGHVWHLFWLTKALGDVSSGEGITTSVPFGDFGRSSSGQSVIKWDSEDASRMFEAIAKSEPIPPDLIEK, from the coding sequence ATGAGTGATTGGTCGGCGAATCCAGGCCGGCGACCGCAGCAAGGCGGTTACGACTACTACCGGGGTGCCCGCAACCGGCAGGGCGGTGCCGCGCCTCCGCAGCCGCCGCGGCCTCCCGAAGGCGGGCGTCCGGCCGGTCCGCCACCGCCGCGGCGCAAACGGGCGAACTGGCCCCGGCGCATCGGCATCACGCTGCTGGTGCTGGTGCTGATCGTGGTCGGCTTCGGCATCTACGTCGACAGCGTGCTGCAGCGCACGCCCGCGCTGGACTATCCGAACCGGATCGCCGACACGCCCGGCACGAACTGGCTGCTGGTGGGCTCGGACAGCCGCGAAGGGCTCGACGAATCGCAGCGCGAGGAACTCTCGGCCGGTGACGCGGCCGGGCGCCGCACCGACTCGATGATGCTGGTGCACATCCCCTCCGGCGGCGGCAAACCGGCGCTGATCAGCCTGCCCCGCGACTCCTACGTGTCGATCCCCGGGCACGGCAAGGACAAGCTCAACGCCGCGTTCTCCGAGGGCGGGCCGAAGCTGCTGGCCCAGACCGTGGAGACGGCCACCGACGTGCACATCGACCACTACGCCGAGATCGGTTTCGGCGGGTTCTCCGAGCTGGTCGACGCCGTCGGCGGGGTCGACATGAACCTGGAAAAGCCGATGGACGACGAGAAGGCCAACGCGCACCTTCCCGCCGGGCCGCAGGAACTCAACGGTGCGCAGGCGCTGGCGTTCGTGCGGGCCCGCTACTCGCTGTCCGGTGGTGACCTGGAACGCGCGGAGAACCAGCGCAAGCTGCTGGGCGCGCTGGTGGACAAGGCGATGGGGCCGGGCACGCTGCTCAACCCGTTCCGGTTGGTGCCGCTGGCCAACGCCGCGGGCACCACGTTCCTGCTCGACGAGGGCGGCCACGTCTGGCACCTGTTCTGGCTGACCAAGGCGCTCGGCGACGTCAGCAGCGGTGAGGGCATCACCACGAGCGTGCCCTTCGGTGACTTCGGCAGGTCCTCCAGCGGCCAGTCGGTGATCAAGTGGGACTCCGAGGACGCCTCGCGGATGTTCGAGGCCATCGCCAAGAGCGAACCGATCCCGCCGGACCTCATCGAGAAGTGA
- a CDS encoding ATP-dependent Clp protease ATP-binding subunit, translating to MDRGSVGDSSAAFDSLLNSLVEGGGAQRQAGAGSPGLGLSNLLDPEAHDVVSKAIRATVDWGSRELDSTHLLWAVTQVRPTAEMLADSGVRVEDLATGVRTVAGTVDAVAGGSRRSPVLSSSARRALLGAHQAALGEGVEVVGARHVLLGLAKEPESVAGRALARAMEQGERPRGRAPVLGATPKLDEFGLDMTELARDGRLDPVIGRGEEIDQAVEVLGRRSKNNPVFVGDPGVGKTALVEGLAQRIVDRQVPWPLAGKRLVSLDLAGMVAGAKFRGEFEQRFRDVLTELRTHRDEVVVFIDELHSIVGAGAGEGSMDAGTMLKPALARGELHLIGATTVEEYRKHVDKDPALERRFQPIAVPEPSVPETVAVLRGVSRKYQHHHRVRVAEEALEAAAQLSDRYLTERFLPDKAVDLLDQACSRVRMQRGTHKGADSHKGAGAGKATGWSPEPLVAAADVAEVVARRTGIPVADVSVADRRRLLDLEQRLRERVVGQDAAVRSVAEAVRRARAGLADPERPIGSFLFLGPTGVGKTELARALARALFGDAERMVRFDMGEFQDKHTVSRLIGAPPGYVGYGEAGQLTERVRRQPYSVVLLDEVEKAHPDVFNTLLQVLDAGRLTDSQGRAVDFRHTVLIMTSNLGSERVLDAGGDAAEVAAALQEELRGFFRPEFLNRVDEVTVFRGLGEAELSEIASLLLERTSAQLAAQGVRLEVSPSAVSWLCERGSAREFGARPLRRVIQRELDTRLASLLLEGSLSEGSEVLVEVLGGELSLHVSSARDGAAGGRHAAPAQRTPG from the coding sequence GTGGACCGGGGCAGTGTCGGTGATTCCTCCGCCGCCTTCGATTCGCTGCTCAACAGCCTGGTCGAGGGCGGTGGGGCGCAGCGGCAGGCCGGTGCGGGCTCGCCGGGGCTGGGCCTGTCGAACCTGCTGGATCCCGAGGCGCACGACGTGGTCTCGAAGGCGATCCGGGCGACGGTGGACTGGGGCAGCCGCGAGCTCGACAGCACGCACCTGCTGTGGGCGGTCACGCAGGTGCGCCCGACCGCGGAGATGCTGGCGGATTCGGGCGTGCGGGTCGAGGACCTGGCGACCGGGGTGCGCACGGTGGCGGGCACCGTCGACGCCGTCGCCGGCGGGTCGCGCCGGTCGCCGGTGCTGTCGTCGTCGGCGCGGCGGGCGCTGCTGGGGGCGCACCAGGCCGCGCTGGGGGAGGGCGTGGAGGTCGTCGGTGCCCGGCACGTGCTGCTGGGGCTGGCGAAGGAACCGGAGTCGGTGGCCGGGCGCGCGCTGGCGCGGGCGATGGAGCAGGGCGAGCGGCCGCGGGGCCGCGCGCCGGTGCTGGGCGCGACGCCGAAGCTCGACGAGTTCGGGCTGGACATGACCGAACTGGCCCGCGACGGCAGGCTCGACCCGGTCATCGGCCGCGGCGAGGAGATCGACCAGGCCGTGGAGGTGCTGGGGCGGCGCTCGAAGAACAATCCGGTGTTCGTCGGCGACCCGGGCGTGGGCAAGACGGCGCTGGTGGAGGGCCTGGCGCAGCGCATCGTGGATCGGCAGGTGCCGTGGCCGCTGGCGGGCAAGCGGCTGGTGTCGCTGGATCTGGCGGGCATGGTCGCGGGCGCGAAGTTCCGCGGGGAGTTCGAGCAGCGGTTCCGCGACGTGCTCACCGAGCTGCGCACGCACCGCGACGAGGTCGTGGTGTTCATCGACGAGCTGCACAGCATCGTCGGCGCCGGTGCCGGTGAGGGTTCGATGGACGCGGGCACCATGCTCAAGCCCGCGCTGGCCCGCGGTGAGCTGCACCTGATCGGTGCGACCACGGTGGAGGAGTACCGCAAGCACGTGGACAAGGACCCGGCGCTGGAGCGCCGGTTCCAGCCGATCGCGGTGCCGGAGCCGTCGGTGCCGGAGACGGTCGCGGTGCTGCGCGGTGTCTCGCGCAAGTACCAGCACCATCACCGGGTGCGGGTCGCAGAGGAGGCGCTGGAGGCGGCCGCGCAGCTTTCGGACCGCTACCTGACCGAGCGGTTCCTGCCGGACAAGGCGGTGGATCTGCTGGATCAGGCGTGCTCGCGGGTGCGGATGCAGCGTGGCACGCACAAGGGGGCGGACTCGCACAAAGGGGCGGGCGCAGGCAAGGCGACGGGCTGGTCACCGGAGCCGCTGGTGGCTGCCGCCGACGTGGCCGAGGTGGTCGCGCGGCGCACCGGCATCCCGGTCGCGGACGTGTCGGTGGCCGACCGGCGCAGGCTGCTGGATCTGGAGCAGCGGCTGCGGGAGCGGGTCGTCGGCCAGGACGCGGCGGTGCGGTCGGTGGCCGAGGCGGTGCGCCGCGCCCGCGCGGGACTGGCCGACCCGGAGCGGCCGATCGGGAGCTTCCTGTTCCTGGGCCCGACCGGGGTGGGCAAGACCGAGTTGGCGCGGGCGCTGGCGCGGGCGTTGTTCGGCGATGCCGAGCGGATGGTGCGCTTCGACATGGGGGAGTTCCAGGACAAGCACACCGTCTCGCGGCTGATCGGCGCGCCGCCCGGTTATGTCGGCTACGGCGAGGCGGGGCAGTTGACCGAGCGGGTTCGGCGCCAGCCGTATTCGGTGGTGCTGCTCGACGAGGTGGAAAAGGCCCATCCGGACGTGTTCAACACGTTGCTGCAGGTGCTGGATGCGGGCCGGTTGACCGATTCACAGGGCCGCGCGGTGGATTTCCGGCACACCGTGCTCATCATGACCTCGAACCTGGGTTCCGAGCGGGTGCTCGACGCGGGCGGGGACGCCGCGGAGGTCGCTGCTGCGTTGCAGGAGGAGTTGCGCGGGTTCTTCCGCCCGGAGTTCCTCAACCGGGTCGACGAGGTGACGGTGTTCCGCGGGCTGGGCGAGGCGGAGTTGTCCGAGATCGCCTCGTTGCTGCTGGAGCGCACTTCGGCGCAGCTGGCCGCGCAAGGGGTGCGGCTGGAGGTGAGCCCGTCGGCGGTGTCGTGGCTGTGCGAGCGCGGTTCGGCGCGGGAGTTCGGGGCGCGGCCGCTGCGGCGGGTGATCCAGCGCGAACTCGACACCCGGCTGGCCTCGCTGCTGCTGGAGGGCTCGCTCTCGGAGGGCAGCGAGGTGCTGGTGGAGGTCCTCGGCGGCGAGTTGTCGCTGCACGTGTCCTCGGCGCGGGACGGCGCGGCCGGCGGCCGCCACGCCGCACCTGCGCAGCGCACCCCGGGGTGA
- a CDS encoding GNAT family N-acetyltransferase, which produces MIADTYGADRCEQEITGQRAATELDRTLAAFDSGTPIAGASIYRRALTGPGAVLPVAGIASVGVAPTHRRRGILTSIMRRQFTELHEQRREPVAVLRPSEAGIYGRYGYGPATRGDQIRCLRRSMVFRDGVDSGCGQVRLCHREQARARIEEVYERASAATVGWPRRTRAHWDVRLFDQPQARAAASTLRFALHHEPDGEVSGYVLYRHAVDPDASAVVQVVELAAVSRQAHAALWRFLAGIDLVRWIDCEVAVDDPLPHLLVDPRAVVSAPVDRLWVRLVDVDRALGARRYAVPLDVVLEVTDRFCPWNEGRYRLRAGTDGVACTRTEDPADLRMSSAELAAAFLGGTRLVSLGAAGLVEERSPGALRLTSAAFAWDREPFYPGGWAFPLY; this is translated from the coding sequence ATGATCGCCGACACCTACGGCGCCGACCGCTGCGAGCAGGAGATCACCGGCCAGCGCGCCGCCACCGAACTGGACCGCACGCTGGCCGCGTTCGACTCCGGGACGCCGATCGCGGGTGCCTCGATCTACCGGCGCGCGCTGACCGGGCCCGGTGCGGTGCTGCCGGTGGCCGGGATCGCCTCGGTCGGTGTGGCACCCACTCATCGTCGTCGGGGCATTCTGACCTCGATCATGCGGAGGCAGTTCACTGAACTGCACGAGCAGCGGCGGGAGCCGGTCGCCGTGCTGCGGCCGTCCGAAGCCGGCATCTACGGGCGCTACGGCTACGGGCCCGCGACGCGCGGCGATCAGATCCGTTGCCTGCGGCGTTCGATGGTGTTCCGGGACGGGGTGGATTCCGGGTGCGGTCAGGTCCGGTTGTGCCATCGCGAGCAGGCCCGAGCCCGGATCGAAGAGGTCTACGAGCGGGCGAGCGCCGCTACGGTCGGCTGGCCGCGAAGGACCCGGGCGCATTGGGACGTCCGGCTCTTCGACCAGCCGCAGGCCCGCGCCGCTGCGAGCACCCTTCGGTTCGCGCTGCATCACGAGCCGGACGGCGAGGTCAGCGGATATGTCCTCTACCGGCACGCCGTTGATCCGGACGCATCCGCGGTGGTGCAGGTGGTGGAGCTCGCGGCGGTCTCGCGGCAGGCGCACGCCGCGTTGTGGCGATTCCTCGCCGGGATCGATCTGGTGCGCTGGATCGACTGCGAGGTCGCGGTGGACGACCCGCTGCCGCACCTGCTGGTGGATCCGCGGGCCGTGGTTTCCGCGCCGGTCGATCGGTTGTGGGTCCGGCTCGTCGACGTCGATCGCGCTCTCGGCGCGCGCCGGTATGCGGTGCCGCTGGATGTGGTGCTGGAGGTGACCGACCGGTTCTGCCCGTGGAACGAGGGGCGGTACCGGCTGCGGGCCGGGACGGACGGGGTCGCGTGCACGCGCACCGAAGATCCGGCCGACCTGCGGATGAGCAGCGCCGAGCTGGCCGCGGCGTTCCTTGGTGGCACCAGACTGGTTTCGCTCGGTGCCGCCGGACTGGTCGAAGAGCGCAGCCCTGGTGCGTTGCGGCTCACCTCGGCTGCTTTCGCCTGGGACCGGGAGCCGTTCTATCCGGGCGGTTGGGCCTTCCCGCTGTACTGA
- a CDS encoding aminotransferase class III-fold pyridoxal phosphate-dependent enzyme, whose protein sequence is MAELSPVLQQATPVLAARGEGVYLYDEDDRRYLDFTAGIGVTSTGHCHPRVVEAAQRQVGTLIHGQYTTVMHRPLLQLTERLGEVLPAGLDRMFYLNSGSEAVEASVRLARQATGRQNIIAFEGGFHGRTMGAGSLTSSGVKVRAGIGPMMPGVAFTPFPETYRHGWSESEAVAFALRELDQLLVTVTSPKDTAAIIIEPVLGEGGYIPAPAEFLEGLRERADRHGILLIADEVQTGVGRTGKFWGHQHSTIEPDVLITAKGLASGFPLSGIAASAELMSKAWPGSQGGTYGGNAVAAAAAIATLDVVRENDLVGNAAEQGARLQEGLRKVAAEHPVIGEVRGRGLMVGNEFTTSDGAPDTATATRAHAAAAERGLLLLTCGPRGNVVRMIPPLIVNSEQVDEAVRLWSEAVSAAVSG, encoded by the coding sequence ATGGCTGAGCTCTCGCCGGTGTTGCAGCAGGCGACACCCGTGCTGGCCGCCCGCGGGGAGGGCGTCTACCTCTACGACGAGGACGACCGCCGCTACCTCGACTTCACCGCGGGGATCGGGGTGACCAGCACCGGGCACTGCCACCCGCGCGTGGTGGAAGCTGCGCAGCGCCAGGTGGGAACCCTGATCCACGGCCAGTACACGACAGTCATGCATCGGCCGCTACTCCAGCTGACCGAGCGGCTCGGCGAGGTGCTGCCCGCCGGGCTGGACCGGATGTTCTACCTCAACTCCGGCAGCGAGGCCGTCGAAGCCTCGGTGCGGCTGGCCCGGCAGGCCACCGGGCGGCAGAACATCATCGCCTTCGAAGGCGGCTTCCACGGCCGCACCATGGGCGCGGGTTCGCTGACCAGCTCCGGGGTGAAGGTGCGCGCCGGGATCGGCCCGATGATGCCGGGCGTGGCGTTCACCCCGTTCCCGGAGACCTACCGGCACGGCTGGTCCGAGTCGGAGGCGGTGGCCTTCGCGCTGCGCGAGCTGGACCAGCTGCTGGTCACCGTGACCTCCCCGAAGGACACCGCCGCGATCATCATCGAGCCGGTGCTCGGCGAAGGCGGTTACATCCCGGCGCCCGCGGAGTTCCTCGAAGGGCTGCGCGAACGCGCCGACCGGCACGGGATCCTGCTGATCGCCGACGAGGTGCAGACCGGGGTGGGCCGCACCGGGAAGTTCTGGGGACACCAGCACTCCACCATCGAACCCGACGTGCTGATCACCGCCAAGGGGTTGGCCAGCGGTTTCCCGCTCTCGGGCATCGCGGCCTCCGCGGAGCTGATGAGCAAGGCGTGGCCGGGTTCGCAGGGCGGCACCTACGGCGGCAACGCGGTGGCCGCGGCCGCGGCGATCGCCACCCTCGACGTGGTGCGCGAGAACGACCTCGTCGGCAACGCCGCCGAGCAGGGCGCCCGGTTGCAGGAAGGGCTGCGCAAGGTCGCCGCCGAGCACCCGGTGATCGGCGAGGTGCGCGGGCGCGGGCTCATGGTCGGCAACGAGTTCACCACCTCCGACGGGGCCCCGGACACCGCGACCGCCACGCGGGCGCACGCCGCCGCGGCCGAGCGCGGGCTGCTGTTGCTGACCTGCGGCCCGCGCGGCAACGTCGTGCGGATGATCCCGCCGCTGATCGTCAATTCCGAACAGGTCGACGAGGCGGTGCGACTGTGGTCGGAGGCGGTCTCGGCGGCGGTTTCCGGCTGA
- a CDS encoding lysozyme, whose protein sequence is MLSHGLVTLLSAAVLTTVPGTAAARPANHPDPGREGAWAGYSIGRSATEGVPRSAAPRAGGVAGMDVSGHQGAVDWAKAWADGARFSYVKATEGTGFISDSFSQQYDGAASVGMDRGAYHFALPDRASGAAQANYFIDHGGGWLPDGRTLPGALDIEDNPYGEICYGMAPQQMSDWIAEFSNTYKLRTGRYPAIYTTTRWWDRCTGANPDFGANNPLWLARFAPEMGPLPAGWDFQAIWQFANSGIFPGDQNSFNGDAAQLERFTL, encoded by the coding sequence CTGCTCTCCCACGGCCTGGTGACTCTGCTCAGCGCAGCCGTGTTGACCACTGTCCCCGGAACCGCCGCGGCTCGCCCGGCGAACCACCCCGACCCCGGCCGCGAAGGCGCGTGGGCCGGCTACAGCATCGGCCGCTCGGCCACCGAAGGCGTGCCGCGCAGCGCAGCGCCCCGTGCCGGAGGCGTGGCCGGGATGGACGTCAGCGGGCACCAGGGCGCGGTGGACTGGGCGAAGGCGTGGGCCGACGGCGCCCGGTTCAGCTACGTCAAAGCGACCGAAGGAACCGGGTTCATCAGCGACTCCTTCAGTCAGCAGTACGACGGTGCGGCGTCGGTGGGCATGGACCGCGGCGCCTACCACTTCGCGCTGCCGGACCGCGCCAGCGGCGCGGCGCAGGCGAACTACTTCATCGACCACGGCGGCGGGTGGCTGCCCGACGGGCGCACCCTGCCCGGCGCGCTGGACATCGAGGACAACCCCTACGGCGAGATCTGCTACGGCATGGCGCCGCAGCAGATGTCGGACTGGATCGCCGAGTTCAGCAACACCTACAAGCTGCGCACCGGCCGCTACCCCGCGATCTACACCACGACCCGCTGGTGGGACCGCTGCACCGGCGCGAACCCGGACTTCGGCGCGAACAACCCGCTGTGGCTCGCGCGGTTCGCCCCGGAGATGGGACCGCTGCCGGCCGGTTGGGACTTCCAGGCGATCTGGCAGTTCGCCAACTCCGGGATCTTCCCCGGCGATCAGAACTCGTTCAACGGTGACGCGGCCCAGCTGGAGCGCTTCACCCTCTGA